In Deltaproteobacteria bacterium, a genomic segment contains:
- a CDS encoding WbqC family protein: MLVAIHQPEYLPWIGYFEKMIRAEVFVLLDDVQFSKGDFQNRTRIKGSSGPQWLSVPIIHKLPQKISEVGISETHWQQKHWKSIVSCYAKARYFPLYAQLFEALYRQPWEKLVDVNIAALDLTTQILGIEKKWILSSTVGVSGTRSDLVLNICKELKASAYYSGRTGSTYLKREDFRQAGIEVIVQNFIHPVYEQGFATEPAFIPNLSVIDLLFNSGPHSRDLLCP, from the coding sequence ATGCTCGTTGCTATCCATCAACCGGAATACCTGCCCTGGATTGGCTATTTTGAAAAGATGATCCGTGCGGAGGTATTTGTCCTGCTCGATGATGTGCAATTTTCCAAAGGCGATTTTCAAAACCGCACCCGCATTAAAGGTTCTTCCGGTCCTCAGTGGTTGAGTGTCCCCATCATCCATAAACTTCCACAGAAAATCAGTGAGGTCGGAATTTCTGAGACACACTGGCAACAGAAGCATTGGAAGTCGATAGTTTCCTGTTACGCTAAGGCGAGATATTTCCCTCTGTATGCTCAACTCTTCGAGGCTTTGTATCGACAGCCTTGGGAGAAACTTGTCGATGTGAATATCGCGGCACTTGACTTGACTACACAAATCTTAGGTATCGAAAAAAAATGGATTCTTTCCTCAACAGTGGGAGTATCGGGGACAAGGTCCGATTTGGTGCTGAACATCTGTAAAGAACTCAAAGCGTCGGCTTACTACTCAGGACGGACAGGGAGTACCTACCTCAAGAGAGAAGACTTTCGGCAGGCGGGAATAGAGGTCATTGTGCAAAACTTTATCCACCCTGTATATGAACAGGGTTTCGCGACAGAACCTGCATTCATCCCTAATCTTTCCGTGATTGATTTGCTTTTTAACTCTGGTCCTCACAGCCGCGACTTGCTTTGCCCATGA
- a CDS encoding DegT/DnrJ/EryC1/StrS family aminotransferase, with protein sequence MNTQEHTELGKRIAGARPLFEEEDMIAMMSRIEHILRSGRLILGENTQNFEETFRRYIGTEHAVAVNSCTTALQIVLRFFPVRDREVIVPTNTFVSVIKAILYEGGIPILVDMSPETFCLDTEDVLRRINFRTAGIIAVHIAGLIYPDTDQLYEVCQKKGLFLLEDVSHAHGAMIDQRKGGALADAGCFSFYPTKVMTTGTGGMITTNNARLAAYARSVRHHGQGESLEQVINFGNDWCMGELNAVLGIYQLQRLEANVGRRNQVAAWYKMELAGLDWVKIPQYPEAFRHAYYKFLVLLDEKISKKKLRHILLDRFQIEIGSLYDPPCHLQPVLQKHLGCHEGMFPKAERTLRQQICLPLHAAITRTEVERVVGALKQIIDQCRGE encoded by the coding sequence ATGAATACTCAAGAACACACTGAGCTGGGCAAAAGGATCGCAGGAGCGCGTCCTCTTTTCGAAGAAGAGGATATGATCGCTATGATGAGCCGGATTGAGCATATCCTCCGCTCTGGACGATTAATTTTGGGAGAGAACACCCAAAATTTTGAAGAGACTTTTCGCAGATATATCGGCACTGAACATGCTGTCGCCGTGAACTCTTGCACGACGGCTTTGCAAATTGTGCTGCGATTTTTCCCGGTACGTGACCGAGAGGTCATTGTGCCGACCAATACTTTTGTCTCGGTCATTAAAGCGATCCTCTACGAAGGCGGCATTCCTATCTTAGTAGACATGAGCCCTGAGACCTTCTGTCTAGATACAGAAGATGTGCTACGCAGGATTAACTTCCGTACTGCCGGCATTATCGCAGTGCATATTGCCGGACTTATTTATCCGGACACTGATCAACTCTACGAAGTCTGTCAAAAGAAGGGACTATTTCTGCTCGAAGACGTATCGCACGCGCATGGAGCAATGATTGACCAGCGCAAAGGCGGCGCCCTGGCCGATGCCGGGTGTTTTTCTTTCTACCCCACGAAAGTCATGACAACCGGTACGGGCGGCATGATCACCACCAATAACGCGCGACTGGCGGCTTATGCCAGGTCGGTACGGCATCATGGGCAGGGGGAGAGTCTCGAACAGGTCATTAATTTCGGGAATGATTGGTGTATGGGCGAACTCAACGCGGTTTTGGGCATCTATCAATTGCAGAGGCTTGAAGCAAATGTGGGCCGTCGCAATCAGGTCGCCGCTTGGTACAAGATGGAACTCGCTGGTCTGGATTGGGTAAAAATTCCCCAATATCCGGAAGCATTCCGCCATGCGTATTACAAGTTTCTGGTCCTTCTCGACGAAAAAATCAGCAAGAAAAAGCTTCGCCACATCTTACTTGACCGCTTTCAAATAGAGATCGGATCGCTCTACGACCCGCCCTGCCATCTACAGCCGGTGTTGCAAAAACATCTTGGTTGTCATGAGGGCATGTTTCCCAAAGCGGAACGTACTCTCCGTCAGCAGATTTGTCTTCCTCTCCACGCTGCGATCACCAGGACAGAGGTAGAGAGAGTAGTTGGTGCTCTGAAGCAAATCATTGATCAGTGCAGAGGAGAATAG
- a CDS encoding NAD-dependent epimerase/dehydratase family protein, giving the protein MKILIVGGGGFIGSALLKHLAKRHECICFGHGSRYSNLRRILPEVKEFIDGDITNEKLVRETIRGMDAVIDLAGTGGEAVCFADPVRALSTHVYGAHLLLREVCRNNVGRFIFTSTIAVYGTYHQGRSMPLTEDMEPRLDEFYGALKATSEREIIDSGQYQIFRLANVYGSGSGFFSLSSGVVGRFIQAAHEGMPLQIYGDGEQLIDYVHIEDVCHAFEIVIEKPRTNFVYNIGGGCPISIRKLAEIVRYLGETELECEVSIEHVPFPPNKPSPSRWLSIAKAGRELGWYPGMTIEAGIREMFMNYRGKRSE; this is encoded by the coding sequence ATGAAGATCTTGATTGTCGGAGGGGGGGGCTTTATTGGTAGCGCGCTGCTTAAACACTTGGCGAAGAGACACGAGTGTATCTGCTTTGGCCATGGCAGCCGCTATAGCAACCTGCGTCGCATTCTTCCTGAAGTTAAAGAATTTATCGATGGCGATATCACCAACGAAAAGCTTGTACGAGAGACCATACGTGGGATGGATGCCGTTATTGACCTTGCCGGCACCGGTGGCGAGGCCGTTTGTTTCGCAGATCCCGTGCGCGCACTTTCGACTCATGTCTACGGCGCCCATCTCCTTTTGCGCGAAGTGTGCCGGAATAACGTTGGACGGTTTATCTTTACTTCGACTATTGCAGTGTATGGCACATATCATCAGGGGCGTTCGATGCCACTGACCGAGGATATGGAACCTCGTCTGGATGAGTTTTACGGCGCTCTCAAGGCTACATCTGAGCGTGAAATTATCGATTCCGGTCAGTATCAAATTTTCAGATTAGCCAATGTGTACGGCTCTGGGAGTGGATTTTTTTCGTTGTCGAGCGGAGTGGTCGGCAGATTCATTCAGGCGGCCCACGAAGGGATGCCCCTGCAGATATACGGAGATGGTGAGCAACTTATTGACTATGTTCATATAGAAGATGTGTGTCATGCTTTCGAGATTGTTATAGAAAAACCAAGAACGAACTTCGTCTACAACATTGGAGGGGGATGTCCCATATCTATCCGGAAGCTGGCTGAAATTGTTCGTTACTTGGGAGAGACTGAATTAGAGTGCGAGGTCAGCATAGAGCATGTACCTTTTCCCCCTAACAAACCTTCGCCTAGCCGATGGCTTTCTATCGCAAAGGCGGGACGAGAACTGGGCTGGTATCCTGGTATGACTATCGAAGCCGGTATCAGAGAAATGTTCATGAACTACAGAGGAAAACGAAGCGAGTAG
- a CDS encoding glycosyltransferase family 4 protein: protein MRLLFFIAEFYRLQGSQRSLLSLLRRLPERSVDPIVVFPGKGRCSEAYRSHGLNVIVLPAPDVLNVADKALLKVSPLETAKLLATQVLPFSRSLARLVNELKIDILHFNTPRSILLGGFSTVLSRRPSVLHVRGQMHVLGRIHRLVSQLIPSRMILVSEALRSHIYRVFRHKCQTIYTGISESDIPGGTGTKTNSVDLPFERNGRPIVCTSAAVCPFKGYHHLIEAAHILSQRGMESPIFLAIGEQTDESYYTYLQSLLKKYNLTNFHFLGWKDNMIDYYKCADIIILPSVETERQRINGREVEIKGNEGLPRVVLEAMFLGKPLIASRVAGTVEQIEDGRSGILVQPGNPEELAQAMEKLLHNAELKKEMGRQAKAVAQARFSNERMVTETVNLFHDLMPG, encoded by the coding sequence ATGAGACTGCTCTTTTTCATCGCTGAATTCTATCGGTTGCAAGGGTCTCAACGGAGTCTTCTTTCATTACTGCGAAGATTACCTGAGAGATCTGTCGACCCGATTGTGGTCTTTCCTGGCAAAGGTCGCTGCTCGGAAGCTTATCGGAGTCACGGACTGAACGTCATCGTGCTTCCTGCCCCGGATGTATTGAATGTGGCGGACAAGGCCTTACTGAAGGTTTCTCCACTGGAGACCGCCAAATTATTGGCAACCCAGGTTCTCCCTTTCAGTAGAAGCCTGGCAAGGTTAGTGAATGAGCTGAAGATTGACATTCTGCATTTCAATACGCCGCGCTCCATTTTACTGGGTGGTTTCAGCACGGTGTTGAGTCGCAGGCCGAGTGTCTTGCATGTGAGAGGGCAAATGCATGTGCTTGGTCGCATACACCGCCTTGTCTCCCAACTGATTCCTTCGCGCATGATTCTTGTCTCAGAAGCCCTCCGCTCTCATATTTATCGGGTTTTTCGTCATAAGTGTCAGACGATCTATACGGGAATCAGCGAGAGTGACATTCCTGGCGGAACAGGTACCAAGACCAACTCTGTGGACCTGCCTTTTGAGCGTAACGGTCGTCCGATAGTCTGTACATCTGCTGCTGTCTGTCCATTCAAGGGGTATCATCATCTTATCGAAGCTGCGCATATCCTGAGCCAGCGCGGTATGGAATCGCCGATCTTTCTGGCTATAGGGGAACAGACTGACGAGAGCTACTACACCTATCTCCAGTCGCTTCTGAAAAAATACAATCTGACGAATTTCCATTTCCTTGGCTGGAAAGACAATATGATTGATTATTATAAATGCGCGGATATCATCATTCTCCCTTCTGTTGAGACAGAAAGGCAGAGGATCAATGGCAGAGAAGTAGAGATCAAGGGGAATGAAGGGTTGCCTCGTGTTGTGCTCGAAGCAATGTTCCTGGGAAAACCTCTTATCGCGAGCCGTGTCGCAGGGACAGTTGAGCAGATCGAGGATGGGAGGAGCGGGATATTAGTGCAGCCAGGCAATCCTGAGGAGCTTGCTCAAGCAATGGAAAAGCTTCTCCATAACGCTGAGCTAAAAAAGGAAATGGGGCGGCAGGCAAAAGCAGTGGCTCAGGCGCGTTTCAGCAATGAGCGGATGGTGACAGAGACAGTCAACCTTTTTCACGATCTCATGCCCGGATGA
- a CDS encoding glycosyltransferase family 4 protein encodes MGKRVDILVVGMDKITDKSGYLYDAFTERGIRCLLYSRDKIGMANKIKHRLKVDIKIVPKSIVLEIVYFLSVIVFHRPKHVEMYHTHLIAQPLYVLACFICRVPLVVWCIGELYQWEKFHPLRKIVNRFAYRVADVLILTELYMEETVEKYRLTDKAKCVFCSNRIPVKEDSSVERKGKVVLFLNSFKPWRRLELLIDAVPAILEEVPESRFLLVGSAKHLNYLKRYMNMPQYEKMLESKIRDAGISSCVEIRPFTENPWEYYEQASIFVLPADIVFCNYSLLEAMERGMPPVVASVEGARLIVDDGIDGFVVQQNPQAVADAVIRLLSDDGLREKMGRKAREKIVSKFSIQISVGILLDAYKSHIKGWKNHHLSRPHVFAS; translated from the coding sequence ATGGGTAAGCGCGTTGATATACTGGTTGTTGGGATGGATAAAATCACAGACAAGAGTGGGTATCTCTACGACGCCTTTACTGAACGAGGTATCAGGTGTCTGCTCTACAGTAGAGATAAGATTGGAATGGCGAATAAAATTAAACACAGGTTAAAGGTCGATATAAAGATCGTTCCTAAAAGTATCGTCCTTGAAATTGTGTACTTTTTATCGGTCATCGTCTTTCACAGACCAAAGCATGTCGAAATGTATCACACCCATCTGATTGCACAGCCTCTGTATGTGCTGGCCTGCTTTATTTGTCGGGTACCGCTCGTAGTCTGGTGTATAGGTGAGCTATATCAGTGGGAAAAATTTCATCCACTGAGAAAGATCGTAAACCGGTTTGCTTATCGTGTAGCTGATGTACTTATCTTAACAGAATTATATATGGAAGAGACAGTTGAAAAGTATCGGCTCACCGATAAGGCGAAGTGCGTATTTTGCAGTAACCGAATCCCGGTTAAAGAGGACTCGTCGGTGGAGAGGAAAGGAAAGGTGGTTTTGTTTTTGAACTCTTTCAAACCGTGGCGGAGGCTGGAATTATTAATCGATGCTGTGCCCGCTATATTGGAAGAAGTGCCAGAAAGTAGATTTTTATTGGTCGGTTCGGCTAAACATCTGAATTATCTGAAGAGGTATATGAATATGCCCCAATATGAAAAGATGCTAGAGAGCAAGATTCGAGATGCGGGGATTAGCAGTTGTGTGGAGATTAGACCTTTCACTGAAAACCCGTGGGAATATTATGAACAGGCTTCTATTTTCGTTCTTCCAGCGGATATCGTGTTCTGTAATTACAGCTTATTAGAGGCGATGGAGCGAGGCATGCCTCCTGTCGTTGCTTCTGTAGAGGGTGCTCGGCTGATCGTGGACGATGGTATAGACGGTTTTGTTGTGCAACAAAACCCGCAGGCAGTTGCTGATGCCGTCATCAGATTGTTGTCGGATGACGGTCTCAGAGAGAAGATGGGTCGGAAAGCGCGGGAGAAGATTGTCAGTAAATTTTCCATACAGATCAGCGTTGGCATTTTATTGGATGCCTATAAGTCACATATAAAAGGGTGGAAGAATCATCATCTCAGTAGACCGCATGTCTTCGCCTCATGA
- a CDS encoding glycosyltransferase family 4 protein, whose amino-acid sequence MKSRLKVAHLATVDLGLLFVWPQLRALQSEGFEVQALCGDGPWVSAFEDEGIKVHVISAKRQIALLADARLLWKLLSIMRREQYAIVHTHTPKMELIGQIAARLAGVPIVVYTNHGFIFRSQMSVLKQWLLVTLARIAGRISDHILSQSSEDIATALERRIYPPTRISYLGNGINLAQLDARRFAPDHVRLKKQEIGIREDHQVVGMVGRYVWEKGYREFFEAAKLVCEGQSRVSFLTIGMPLASERDPVDFGMLKQLGIDDHVVVLKSRRDMPELYSVMDIVVLPSYREGFPRTLMEAAAMSKPVVASDISGCREVVQDGHNGFLVPVKDSQALAEKIQHLLDDPELAAKFGQNGRRLAEERFDEAKVIERVRNCYQTLLRQKFPAL is encoded by the coding sequence ATGAAATCGAGGCTCAAGGTCGCACATCTTGCGACAGTAGACCTGGGACTTCTCTTTGTCTGGCCGCAATTGCGCGCTCTGCAAAGTGAAGGATTCGAAGTCCAAGCTCTCTGTGGCGATGGGCCTTGGGTGTCCGCCTTTGAGGATGAGGGCATTAAGGTTCATGTTATTAGCGCCAAACGGCAAATCGCGCTGCTTGCTGATGCGAGGCTTTTGTGGAAGCTGCTATCGATCATGCGTCGCGAGCAATACGCTATCGTACATACGCACACACCTAAAATGGAACTGATTGGCCAAATCGCGGCGCGATTGGCGGGGGTCCCCATTGTCGTATATACCAATCATGGGTTTATCTTCCGCAGTCAGATGAGTGTCCTCAAGCAATGGTTGCTGGTGACACTGGCGCGGATAGCCGGGCGTATATCTGATCACATCCTTTCACAAAGCTCCGAGGATATCGCCACCGCCCTGGAGCGAAGAATCTATCCGCCAACGCGTATCAGCTATCTTGGCAACGGCATTAACCTCGCCCAGCTCGATGCGCGCCGATTTGCGCCGGACCACGTTCGTCTGAAAAAACAAGAAATTGGCATCCGTGAAGATCATCAGGTGGTGGGGATGGTGGGGCGGTATGTGTGGGAGAAAGGGTATCGGGAGTTTTTTGAAGCGGCAAAGCTTGTCTGTGAGGGACAATCTCGCGTCTCTTTTCTTACCATCGGTATGCCCCTGGCGAGCGAACGCGATCCCGTCGATTTCGGTATGCTGAAGCAATTAGGGATTGACGATCATGTGGTTGTCCTGAAGTCTAGACGTGACATGCCTGAATTGTATTCTGTAATGGATATCGTGGTTCTCCCGTCATACCGTGAAGGATTTCCTCGCACGCTGATGGAGGCGGCAGCTATGAGCAAACCCGTGGTAGCGAGCGATATTTCGGGTTGCCGGGAGGTAGTGCAAGATGGTCACAACGGGTTTCTCGTCCCTGTAAAGGACAGTCAAGCCTTAGCAGAAAAGATCCAACATCTGCTGGACGACCCTGAACTGGCTGCAAAGTTTGGGCAAAACGGACGTAGGTTAGCGGAAGAACGCTTTGATGAAGCCAAGGTCATAGAACGGGTGAGGAATTGCTACCAAACCTTGCTGCGTCAGAAATTCCCGGCCTTATAG
- a CDS encoding NAD-dependent epimerase/dehydratase family protein, with amino-acid sequence MKKRVLVTGVAGMIGSHLLDELLARGYFVVGVDNLSFGKVENICHNLDNDHFRFYRVDILDFDTIKILTKDIDCVVHLAAVKKIGEKDSAMATLMVNAKGTEHIFDAAKMWGCKVIFASTSDVYGMFPHLPLREDSDLLLGPSMIKRWSYAVSKLYGEQLAFAYYKDYSVPMAIIRYFGGFSPRSSFLWSGGHLPIFIDAILKNREVIIHGDGSQTRSMAYVSDLVDGTILAIENENAVGEIINIGNDEEMSVLNAARLVHEIAKTGNELQLKFMPFADVFGTGYKDIMRRIPDLKKARALLNYVPKMTTQKAIEMTLATIRGR; translated from the coding sequence ATGAAGAAACGCGTTTTGGTAACCGGCGTCGCTGGGATGATCGGTTCGCATCTGCTCGATGAATTATTGGCACGAGGATATTTTGTGGTTGGAGTCGATAACCTCAGCTTTGGCAAAGTGGAAAATATCTGCCACAATTTAGACAATGATCATTTTCGATTCTATCGGGTAGATATTCTTGATTTCGACACGATCAAAATCCTGACCAAAGACATTGACTGTGTCGTGCACCTTGCGGCAGTAAAAAAGATTGGCGAAAAAGATTCCGCGATGGCCACATTGATGGTCAACGCCAAAGGGACGGAACACATTTTTGATGCCGCAAAGATGTGGGGATGCAAGGTTATTTTTGCTTCGACATCTGATGTGTATGGCATGTTCCCACACCTCCCTCTCCGAGAAGACAGCGATTTGTTGCTCGGTCCGAGCATGATCAAAAGATGGAGCTACGCCGTCTCCAAGTTGTATGGTGAGCAACTGGCCTTTGCCTATTATAAGGATTATAGCGTGCCGATGGCGATCATCAGATATTTTGGCGGATTTAGTCCGCGGTCGTCCTTTCTGTGGAGCGGTGGGCACCTTCCCATTTTTATCGACGCGATCTTGAAGAATAGGGAGGTCATAATCCATGGAGATGGCAGCCAAACCCGGTCGATGGCGTACGTGAGTGATTTGGTGGATGGCACCATTTTGGCGATAGAAAATGAGAACGCTGTCGGCGAAATAATAAATATTGGTAATGACGAAGAGATGAGCGTGCTCAATGCGGCGCGCTTGGTCCATGAAATCGCCAAGACCGGCAACGAATTGCAGTTGAAATTTATGCCGTTTGCCGACGTATTCGGCACAGGGTACAAGGATATTATGCGGAGGATTCCGGATTTAAAGAAAGCCCGAGCACTACTCAACTACGTCCCTAAAATGACAACCCAAAAAGCGATAGAGATGACCCTTGCTACGATCAGAGGACGATAA